The DNA window AGTGTACTTTTTTGTAAACCAATACTTGTTAAGTAGCAATTCCAGTGTTGAACATGCTGAATTAAAACGACTAGCCCTATTTAAAAAGCATGGTGGAGAAGCTAAGTTGGTGACTCGTGACTTCGACCTCGTTCTTCATGATACCATCAAAAAATTTGGTTTAACCAACGACCAAATTGTTAATATGTATGATTTTTTTGCAAACACGACTGATTACCAAGGCGAAAAGCTCCATACTGAGGATTTGCCTTTACCAATTAACTATCAAGTAGGAACCGGAAATAACTATCGCGAAGTAAAAGATGGTGACCGCCTTGTTTGCGAAGTTCACTTTGCGGCTGGAACGATTGGGCAAGTTAACCATGTTGATTACTTTGATCTTGCTGGTAATATGACTCTTCGCCAACAATATGATATTCGTGGCTTTAAGGCAGCTGACGAATTCTTTGGTGAAGATGGACAGGAATACTATGCACGTTATTACCGCCCCAATGGAGAAACGTATCTTGAACGGTATTTTGTAAAATCAGTTGAAAATACCCCGATCAATTCTCTGAATGTTTTACGTAATTATCAGGGACAGGATCGCTTCTTTGATTCTTTAGAGGACCTCTTTATCTTCTTTTTAGATGAATTGAATAAGGCGAATGGTGAGGACAATGTATTTATTGCTGATCGACCAGCAGTTGCGATCAAACCGGTTCAATCAATGATGACAAAAGCAAAGAAATTCTTGTGGCTTCCGATGAACCAGGTTAATGATGGCCAGGACTTAATAAATGGTTCCTTAAATGTTATGCTACAAGACCCTGTTACTACGGATGCGGACAAGTGGGATGG is part of the Limosilactobacillus reuteri genome and encodes:
- a CDS encoding glycosyltransferase gives rise to the protein MYFFVNQYLLSSNSSVEHAELKRLALFKKHGGEAKLVTRDFDLVLHDTIKKFGLTNDQIVNMYDFFANTTDYQGEKLHTEDLPLPINYQVGTGNNYREVKDGDRLVCEVHFAAGTIGQVNHVDYFDLAGNMTLRQQYDIRGFKAADEFFGEDGQEYYARYYRPNGETYLERYFVKSVENTPINSLNVLRNYQGQDRFFDSLEDLFIFFLDELNKANGEDNVFIADRPAVAIKPVQSMMTKAKKFLWLPMNQVNDGQDLINGSLNVMLQDPVTTDADKWDGVIVMTAKQAEILQQQIHNTVPIYVINGAPVLANYARINEADRTPGQLIYVGRLAEDKQTSQLINMFAQIHHQVPESKLTFYGYGTSEDMDNYKKQVKSLGLDKAIEFAGYQISLDEAYDQAQLFVDASRIDAQPLAMGEALNHGVPVVSYDYLYGPREMVISGKNGEIIPLNNQGQFIQTVVKLLQDQDELQSLSTGAYDNLDKLAEEKIWKQWQQLSAI